The following DNA comes from Winogradskyella sp. PG-2.
CCAAACAGGGAAACGTAAATCATAACAAACTAAAGGACAAATGTTCCAACCTCTAAAATTAAACATCACTTTTTCTGTACCAGCTTTATAGACTTTATGTTCGCCTACTAGTGTAAAGGTATGGCGCTTGTCGTACTGTGTAATATCACGCGAAGGTTCTACACATACTAAACGGTTGTAATAATTATGGTTTTCGGAAATAACAAGACTACCAATAATTGCAACCTGTTTTTCTTGGGCTTTACTTTTTAACCATGAAATCGTTTCGCCTTGCATTGTTTCTGCAACTGAAGTTGCATTCATAGTAAAGCCGGATGTAAACATCTCTGGTAAAACAATAAGATCAATACCAGTAGTAATAGTATCGATCTTACTATTTAGTAGGCGTCTATTTTCTGTTGGGTTTTCCCAACTTAAATTTGTTTGAATTAAAGCAACGGTGAGGGAGTTAGGGAGGGAGTTAGGCATTGTATACATTTTACGTTTAGCTTTTTCTAGTTTTTCAGTTAGCTTTTCAATTTTTTCAAGCCATTTACCTTCATCTTGTGGAGATAATCAACCTTTCTTTTTTAGCTTTTCGTATTTCTTTTGTCCTTTTTTGAGATTACTTTGGGCTTTCTCAAAATTCTTTTGAAGTTTTTCTTTTTTCTTTAGCTCTTTTACAGCTTTCTTTTGTGCCTTTTCAGCCTTTTTTTGAGCCTTTTCAGCTTTTTTCTTGTCTTTTCCATGCTTTTTGGCTTCTTTTTGAGCTTTTCTTTCATTTTTAGCTTTTCTGAAATTGTAGCAGCTTGACTCAAAACAGCTTCTTTTTTTTCAACATTTAAAGCCTCAGTAACATCTTCACCATTTAAGAAAATTTTCTCTTTTTTAACCTCATAAATCTTTCCGTCTTTCTGAACCTGTTGAGCAAATGATGTCAAAGAAAAGACTAAGAATAAAAGAATAATATAATACTTCATTGTGTTATTAGTTTTTGTGTTCATTCTTTATGACACAGAAATGTACAAAAAGTAACTTAAATTTTGCATAAAATTTCTGCTGCTTTTATTAGAGTTTCATCAGTTTTTGCAAAACAAAACCGTAATACTTTATCGTCTTTTCCGTTTTCATTAAAAACTGATAATGGTATCGAAGCTAGTTTGAAATCTTTAGTGAGTTGCTTTGCAAATTCTACATCACTTTTGTCAGTGATAGCTTTATAATCTAGAACTTGAAAATAAGTGCCTCGTGAGGGTTTAAACTTAAATCTAGAATCTGAAATTAGGTTTAAAAGCAAATCCCTCTTTTGTTGAAAAAAAGAATTCAAATCCAAATATGTATTAGCATCTTGCATATAATCCGCAATCCCTCTCTGAGCAGGATGATTAACAGAAAAGACATTAAACTGATGCACTTTTCTAAACTCAGACATTAAATAATCTGGTCCACAGCAATATCCAATCTTCCAACCTGTATTGTGAAATGTCTTGCCGAAGGAAGCAGTGATAAAACTACGTTGCTTTAGATCTGAAAATAAACAAGCGCTTTGATGTTGTTCTCCGTCAAATACAATATGCTCATAAACTTCGTCACTTAGCACAATAATATCTGTGTTTCTAGTTAGTTTTTGAAGTTGAAGCATATCGTCTTCAGACCAAACCGTTCCACTTGGATTATGAGGTGAATTAATAATCATCATCTTAGTTTTTGATGATATTTTTGAAGCAACCTCTTCCCAATCAACCTTATAGTCTGGTGCAGATAATTGAATGGTTATAGTTTTTCCACCATTAACTTCAACAGATGGTTGGTAACTATCGTAAGCAGGTTTAAAAATGATGACTTCGTCATTTTGTTTTATAAAAGTCGAAATAATGGTAAAAATAGCTTGTGTAGCACCAGCTGTAACAGTAATCTCTTTTTCGGGATGATAACTAGACTTATAGAGTAACTCATATTTATTGGAAATGGCGATACGCAAATCTAAATTTCCAGGCATTGGTGCATATTGGTTGTAACCATTATTCATGGCGTTAGCAACTAAATCATTTAGTTTTTGAGAACTTTGATAATTAGGAAAGCCTTGAGACAGATTTAGTGCATTATGCTCATTAGCTAAAGAGCTCATTGTTGTAAAAATGGTAGTGCTTACATGTGGAAGCTTCGATTTAAAGTTCATTGTTATATGCTAAATAGTTTTATAAATTACAGCATTAAAAGTTACGAAAATGCATATTTAAAGTTAATAGAAAATTAAATCAACACTAAAATGGGTAAAAGCATAAAGATATCGTAAAGAACAGTTAAAGTGATTATGTAATACTATTATTTATTTAGCGGTTAATTAATTAACCAATTTAAATTATTATGAAAAAACTTTGCGTTTTTACGTTATTTTCAATTTTAACCATGTGTTTATCCTTTGGTCAAGAAGGTAATATTCAGGGTGTTATAACAGATGAGCAAGGGCTTTTTGTGCCGTATGCAACAGTATCAATTACGAACTTAAAAAAAGGAACTGTTTCAGATTCTGAGGGAAAGTTTTTATTGTTAAATGTACCAAGTGGCACACAAACATTAAGAATAGAATATTTAGGTTTTAGCGATAAAGAAGTACAATTCGAAGTTAAGACAGATGAGACTGTTGGAGTTAAAGTGATTTTGACTTCGGAGACTGAAGCTTTAGACAGTGTTCTTTTAACAGGTTTTGTGGGTGGACAGGCGAAAGCCTTGAATACACAAAAAAACAAGCAAAATATTACTAACATCGTATCTACAGACCAAATCGGTAAGTTTCCAGATGCTAATATTGGTGATGCTGTAAAACGGATTCCTGGTATTACTATGCAAGTGGATCAAGGTGAAGCGCGTAATATTATTGTTAGAGGTTTAGCACCACAATTAAACTCTGTAACATTAAATGGATCACGTATTCCTTCTGCTGAAGGTGATAATCGTAATATTCAAATGGATTTAATTCCTGCGGATATGATTCAACAAATAGAAGTTAACAAAGCTGTTACGCCAGATATGGATGGAGATGCACTTGGTGGATCTGTAAATTTAGTAACGCGTACAGCTCCTGAAGGTTTTAGACTGTCAACTACTGTAGGTTCTGGTGTAAGCTTTATAACCGATAAAAGAATCTTAAACGGTTCATTTTTATTAGGTGATAGAAGTAAAGATGGTAAGTTTGGATGGATGGTATCCGCTTCTATTTTGGATAACGATTTTGGATCCGATAATATTGAAGCAGAGTGGACCGATGAGTTTGAGTTTTTTGATGGAACTGAAGTTGTAGAAGCTGACGTAAATCCTTACACTAACGTTTTTGAACAACGTACTTACATAGTACAACGTGTAAGACGTAGTTTTTCTGCAAACTTTGATTATAATTTTAATACTAATAACTCTATCTTTTTCAAGTCTATGTATAACTGGAGAGATGATCGTGAAAATCGTTATAGATTAGAGCATGAAATTTTGGATGGAGAAGATATAGA
Coding sequences within:
- a CDS encoding amidohydrolase → MPNSLPNSLTVALIQTNLSWENPTENRRLLNSKIDTITTGIDLIVLPEMFTSGFTMNATSVAETMQGETISWLKSKAQEKQVAIIGSLVISENHNYYNRLVCVEPSRDITQYDKRHTFTLVGEHKVYKAGTEKVMFNFRGWNICPLVCYDLRFPVWARNVEDYDLLLYVANWPKVRINAWDALLKARAIENMSYCIGVNRVGLDGNNYEYPGHSASYDVLGHRMDSIPPNKEAIEIVVLEKEHIKKYREKLNFLSDRDDFNLKV
- a CDS encoding methionine aminotransferase; protein product: MNFKSKLPHVSTTIFTTMSSLANEHNALNLSQGFPNYQSSQKLNDLVANAMNNGYNQYAPMPGNLDLRIAISNKYELLYKSSYHPEKEITVTAGATQAIFTIISTFIKQNDEVIIFKPAYDSYQPSVEVNGGKTITIQLSAPDYKVDWEEVASKISSKTKMMIINSPHNPSGTVWSEDDMLQLQKLTRNTDIIVLSDEVYEHIVFDGEQHQSACLFSDLKQRSFITASFGKTFHNTGWKIGYCCGPDYLMSEFRKVHQFNVFSVNHPAQRGIADYMQDANTYLDLNSFFQQKRDLLLNLISDSRFKFKPSRGTYFQVLDYKAITDKSDVEFAKQLTKDFKLASIPLSVFNENGKDDKVLRFCFAKTDETLIKAAEILCKI